One segment of Castanea sativa cultivar Marrone di Chiusa Pesio chromosome 3, ASM4071231v1 DNA contains the following:
- the LOC142628234 gene encoding uncharacterized protein LOC142628234 isoform X3, translating into MKVAKLVLLLLVVVVAVVDCESSSEWQLLTKQNFSSQIRRNPHILLFITLPWSGESRSLMKEVAHVVSDRQQEEFSSLKLMFMFRNMEKMLADAIIAAAAPNEEDEELTILFYLHSVSYKYRGPFRALNILSSLLPYISNSNSNQPQLPLLNTPDHLNSFLTSTDKALLLLEFCGWTPKLLANHNINHFGVAVQEDLLGQNFDAEANQTLADKRKNNQKVAGDDRLKCGVENSFNGLPWLGQFSSVNETASFKEVENVSSSVLSSCTLQEFQQFDSFFSKFMIVAREFFLAPERHRFGLVSERSMLSSLGIEDSSSWLALLHVAACPTCSRILKEEDDLKDVLQMDSSVVMELEGDRHDIEPVLPANKPSILLFVDRSSDSSETRGKGKEALDTFRELALHYHISYQMGEPKRDKPEKSSVQDYQAWGGKSKHPRLKLSLTAQKIKLKEKLSTIMILNEDKHVTLDKISSDQEGSSLHKILAHLLQQNKEVFKEGLVSNSVDSDKDQLPQRASLSAKMNEENSELTDGEPSSEYDEEKAAFYVDKSKHLVSLKAHQSVTALEEVAISQDVVVEEKCFENVVVEEKSSEDAFLEEKGFLLVNNLREQQLHFQGFEGSFFFSDGNYRLLRALTGGSNIPSLVIIDPLLQQHYVLPQESDFSFSSLADFLSGFLNGTLPPYQLSKSIIQHPREATVPPFVNVDFHEVDSIPQITIQRLSELVLGVNQSNTNSVVHAWNRDVLVLFSNSWCGFCQRMELVVREVYRAVKGYMNMLRSGSRNGEKVFNGDNLKDALVELPLIYLMDCTLNDCSLILKSMDQREVYPALILFPAESRNAVLYDGDMSVADIIRFIADQGSNSRNLIGNKGIIWNVAKRGGRNQNPFKEASPTEIHDEISTSKYKSHEVLSKDRELERVGEYNQIKSHTSKDLHKSAPHVVAGSVLVATEKLLGIQPFDKSVILIVKADQINGFQGLIINKHIRWESLHELEERLEMLKEAPLSFGGPLMIRGMPLVSLTRSATKDQYPEVLPGVYFVDQVATIHEIKEFKSDDQSIADFWFFVGYSSWGWEQLFGEIAEGAWNVTDDGIQHLHWP; encoded by the exons ATGAAGGTAGCCAAATTGGTGTTGCTGTTGTTGGTTGTTGTTGTAGCCGTGGTTGATTGTGAATCATCATCGGAATGGCAGCTTCTCACCAAACAAAACTTCTCTTCTCAGATCCGACGAAACCCTCATATCCTCCTCTTCATCACTCTTCcct GGTCTGGAGAGTCTCGTTCCCTTATGAAAGAAGTAGCACATGTGGTTTCTGATAGGCAACAGGAGGAGTTTAGCTCCTTAAAGTTGATGTTTATGTTTAGAAATATGGAGAAGATGCTAGCAGATGCTATTATTGCTGCTGCTGCTCCTAATGAGGAGGATGAGGAACTTACCATTTTATTCTACCTCCATTCTGTATCTTACAAATATCGAGGACCATTTCGTGCACTCAATATTTTGTCTTCACTCTTACCCTATAtctccaactccaactccaatCAACCCCAACTTCCCCTCCTCAACACTCCTGACCACTTGAACTCTTTTCTTACTTCAACTGACAAGGCCTTGCTTCTCCTCGAATTTTGCGGATGGACTCCTAAATTGCTGGCCAACCACAACATTAATCATTTTGGTGTCGCTGTGCAAG AAGATCTTCTTGGACAAAACTTTGATGCAGAGGCAAATCAAACACTGGCAGATAAAAGGAAGAATAATCAGAAGGTGGCTG GTGATGACAGATTGAAATGTGGTGTTGAAAATAGTTTCAATGGACTTCCTTGGCTTGGGCAATTCAGCTCAGTAAATGAAACTGCTTCCTTCAAGGAGGTTGAGAATGTAAGCTCAAGTGTTTTATCATCTTGTACCTTACAAGAATTTCAGCAGTTTGATTCTTTCTTCTCGAAGTTTATGATTGTTGCAAGAGAGTTTTTCCTGGCCCCTGAAAGGCATAGATTTGGTTTGGTATCAGAAAGATCAATGCTTTCATCTCTTGGTATTGAAGATTCTAGTTCATGGTTAGCATTACTTCATGTTGCTGCATGTCCCACGTGTTCAAGGATTCTTAAAGAAGAGGATGACCTCAAGGATGTTTTACAGATGGATAGTTCTGTTGTTATGGAG CTGGAAGGTGATAGGCATGATATCGAGCCTGTTTTACCTGCAAATAAGCCATCAATACTTTTATTTGTGGATAGATCATCTGACTCATCTGAAACTAGAGGAAAGGGTAAAGAGGCTCTTGATACTTTTAGAGAACTGGCGCTGCATTATCATATTTCATATCAGATGGGTGAGCCTAAGAGGGACAAGCCTGAGAAATCCTCAGTCCAAGATTATCAAGCATGGGGTGGTAAATCTAAACATCCTAGATTAAAACTATCTCTGACGGCTCAGAAGATTAAATTAAAAGAGAAGCTGTCTACTATCATGATCCTAAATGAGGATAAACATGTCACTTTGGATAAAATATCTTCAGATCAAGAAGGTAGTTCCTTGCATAAGATCCTGGCACACCTTCTTCAGCAAAATAAAGAAG TGTTTAAGGAAGGCCTTGTCTCAAACAGTGTTGATTCAGATAAAGATCAATTGCCACAAAGGGCAAGTTTATCTGCTAAGATGAATGAGGAAAATTCTGAACTCACAGATGGTGAGCCTTCTTCTGAGTATGATGAAGAGAAGGCAGCATTTTATGTTGATAAAAGTAAGCACTTAGTATCTTTAAAAGCTCACCAATCTGTAACTGCTCTTGAAGAAGTTGCCATTTCTCAAGATGTGGTAGTGgaagaaaaatgttttgaaaatgtagtGGTTGAAGAAAAAAGCTCTGAAGATGCATTCTTGGAAGAAAAAGGTTTTTTGTTGGTGAACAACTTAAGGGAGCAACAGCTTCACTTTCAAGGTTTTGAGggttcctttttcttttctgatggCAACTATCGGTTACTTAGAGCTCTGACCGGTGGCTCAAACATTCCATCCTTGGTAATAATTGATCCCCTCTTGCAGCAGCATTATGTATTACCCCAAGAGTCAGATTTCAGCTTCTCTTCACTGGCTGATTTTCTCTCTGGTTTTCTTAACGGGACTCTTCCTCCATATCAACTGTCTAAATCCATTATTCAACACCCTAGGGAGGCCACTGTCCCTCCATTTGTTAATGTGGATTTTCACGAGGTGGATTCAATCCCTCAAATTACGATTCAGAGATTGTCTGAGCTGGTTCTTGGTGTTAATCAATCTAACACCAACAGTGTGGTCCATGCATGGAATAGGGATGTGTTAGTCCTTTTTAGCAATAGTTGGTGTGGGTTTTGTCAGAGAATGGAATTGGTTGTTCGTGAGGTTTATCGGGCTGTGAAGGGCTACATGAATATGTTAAGGAGTGGCTCAAGGAATGGAGAAAAGGTGTTTAATGGTG ACAACTTGAAGGATGCCCTGGTTGAACTTCCACTGATCTATTTAATGGATTGCACATTGAATGATTGCAGTTTGATACTCAAATCAATGGATCAG AGAGAAGTTTATCCTGCTCTGATATTATTTCCAGCAGAAAGCCGGAATGCTGTTCTCTATGATGGAGATATGTCTGTAGCTGACATTATTAGGTTCATAGCTGACCAAGGCAGCAATTCACGTAATCTTATCGGCAATAAGG GCATTATTTGGAATGTTGCCAAAAGAGGTGGCAGGAATCAGAATCCATTCAAGGAGGCGTCACCCACTGAAATTCATGATGAAATTTCTACTTCCAAGTACAAATCCCATGAAGTCCTATCAAAAGACAGGGAACTGGAAAGAGTCGGTGAatacaatcaaatcaaatctcaCACATCAAAAGATTTGCACAAAAGTGCTCCTCATGTGGTGGCTGGTTCTGTCCTAGTTGCTACTGAAAAACTTCTTGGCATACAACCATTTGATAAGTCAGTTATTCTCATTGTGAAAGCTGATCAGATTAATGGATTTCAAGGTCTAATTATCAACAAGCATATCAGATGGGAATCTCTGCATGAACTGGAAGAAAGGTTAGAAATGTTAAAAGAGGCTCCTCTGTCCTTTGGGGGGCCACTTATGATACGCGGAATGCCTCTTGTCTCTTTAACTCGAAGTGCTACTAAAGATCAGTATCCTGAAGTCCTACCAGGTGTCTACTTTGTTGATCAAGTAGCGACAATTCATGAAATCAAGGAGTTTAAGTCAGACGATCAATCAATTGCTGACTTCTGGTTTTTCGTGGGCTACTCTAGTTGGGGTTGGGAACAGCTGTTTGGTGAGATTGCTGAAGGAGCTTGGAATGTAACGGATGATGGTATACAACATTTACATTGGCCATGA
- the LOC142628234 gene encoding uncharacterized protein LOC142628234 isoform X2 — protein sequence MKVAKLVLLLLVVVVAVVDCESSSEWQLLTKQNFSSQIRRNPHILLFITLPWSGESRSLMKEVAHVVSDRQQEEFSSLKLMFMFRNMEKMLADAIIAAAAPNEEDEELTILFYLHSVSYKYRGPFRALNILSSLLPYISNSNSNQPQLPLLNTPDHLNSFLTSTDKALLLLEFCGWTPKLLANHNINHFGVAVQDLLGQNFDAEANQTLADKRKNNQKVAGDDRLKCGVENSFNGLPWLGQFSSVNETASFKEVENVSSSVLSSCTLQEFQQFDSFFSKFMIVAREFFLAPERHRFGLVSERSMLSSLGIEDSSSWLALLHVAACPTCSRILKEEDDLKDVLQMDSSVVMELEGDRHDIEPVLPANKPSILLFVDRSSDSSETRGKGKEALDTFRELALHYHISYQMGEPKRDKPEKSSVQDYQAWGGKSKHPRLKLSLTAQKIKLKEKLSTIMILNEDKHVTLDKISSDQEGSSLHKILAHLLQQNKEGKLSSLAKELGFQLLSDDVDIKSVNTLPSDAVQSNQVSPAVFKEGLVSNSVDSDKDQLPQRASLSAKMNEENSELTDGEPSSEYDEEKAAFYVDKSKHLVSLKAHQSVTALEEVAISQDVVVEEKCFENVVVEEKSSEDAFLEEKGFLLVNNLREQQLHFQGFEGSFFFSDGNYRLLRALTGGSNIPSLVIIDPLLQQHYVLPQESDFSFSSLADFLSGFLNGTLPPYQLSKSIIQHPREATVPPFVNVDFHEVDSIPQITIQRLSELVLGVNQSNTNSVVHAWNRDVLVLFSNSWCGFCQRMELVVREVYRAVKGYMNMLRSGSRNGEKVFNGDNLKDALVELPLIYLMDCTLNDCSLILKSMDQREVYPALILFPAESRNAVLYDGDMSVADIIRFIADQGSNSRNLIGNKGIIWNVAKRGGRNQNPFKEASPTEIHDEISTSKYKSHEVLSKDRELERVGEYNQIKSHTSKDLHKSAPHVVAGSVLVATEKLLGIQPFDKSVILIVKADQINGFQGLIINKHIRWESLHELEERLEMLKEAPLSFGGPLMIRGMPLVSLTRSATKDQYPEVLPGVYFVDQVATIHEIKEFKSDDQSIADFWFFVGYSSWGWEQLFGEIAEGAWNVTDDGIQHLHWP from the exons ATGAAGGTAGCCAAATTGGTGTTGCTGTTGTTGGTTGTTGTTGTAGCCGTGGTTGATTGTGAATCATCATCGGAATGGCAGCTTCTCACCAAACAAAACTTCTCTTCTCAGATCCGACGAAACCCTCATATCCTCCTCTTCATCACTCTTCcct GGTCTGGAGAGTCTCGTTCCCTTATGAAAGAAGTAGCACATGTGGTTTCTGATAGGCAACAGGAGGAGTTTAGCTCCTTAAAGTTGATGTTTATGTTTAGAAATATGGAGAAGATGCTAGCAGATGCTATTATTGCTGCTGCTGCTCCTAATGAGGAGGATGAGGAACTTACCATTTTATTCTACCTCCATTCTGTATCTTACAAATATCGAGGACCATTTCGTGCACTCAATATTTTGTCTTCACTCTTACCCTATAtctccaactccaactccaatCAACCCCAACTTCCCCTCCTCAACACTCCTGACCACTTGAACTCTTTTCTTACTTCAACTGACAAGGCCTTGCTTCTCCTCGAATTTTGCGGATGGACTCCTAAATTGCTGGCCAACCACAACATTAATCATTTTGGTGTCGCTGTGCAAG ATCTTCTTGGACAAAACTTTGATGCAGAGGCAAATCAAACACTGGCAGATAAAAGGAAGAATAATCAGAAGGTGGCTG GTGATGACAGATTGAAATGTGGTGTTGAAAATAGTTTCAATGGACTTCCTTGGCTTGGGCAATTCAGCTCAGTAAATGAAACTGCTTCCTTCAAGGAGGTTGAGAATGTAAGCTCAAGTGTTTTATCATCTTGTACCTTACAAGAATTTCAGCAGTTTGATTCTTTCTTCTCGAAGTTTATGATTGTTGCAAGAGAGTTTTTCCTGGCCCCTGAAAGGCATAGATTTGGTTTGGTATCAGAAAGATCAATGCTTTCATCTCTTGGTATTGAAGATTCTAGTTCATGGTTAGCATTACTTCATGTTGCTGCATGTCCCACGTGTTCAAGGATTCTTAAAGAAGAGGATGACCTCAAGGATGTTTTACAGATGGATAGTTCTGTTGTTATGGAG CTGGAAGGTGATAGGCATGATATCGAGCCTGTTTTACCTGCAAATAAGCCATCAATACTTTTATTTGTGGATAGATCATCTGACTCATCTGAAACTAGAGGAAAGGGTAAAGAGGCTCTTGATACTTTTAGAGAACTGGCGCTGCATTATCATATTTCATATCAGATGGGTGAGCCTAAGAGGGACAAGCCTGAGAAATCCTCAGTCCAAGATTATCAAGCATGGGGTGGTAAATCTAAACATCCTAGATTAAAACTATCTCTGACGGCTCAGAAGATTAAATTAAAAGAGAAGCTGTCTACTATCATGATCCTAAATGAGGATAAACATGTCACTTTGGATAAAATATCTTCAGATCAAGAAGGTAGTTCCTTGCATAAGATCCTGGCACACCTTCTTCAGCAAAATAAAGAAGGTAAATTAAGCTCCCTTGCGAAGGAATTGGGTTTCCAACTTTTATCTGATGATGTTGACATTAAGTCAGTAAATACATTACCATCGGATGCAGTTCAGTCTAATCAAGTGTCACCTGCAGTGTTTAAGGAAGGCCTTGTCTCAAACAGTGTTGATTCAGATAAAGATCAATTGCCACAAAGGGCAAGTTTATCTGCTAAGATGAATGAGGAAAATTCTGAACTCACAGATGGTGAGCCTTCTTCTGAGTATGATGAAGAGAAGGCAGCATTTTATGTTGATAAAAGTAAGCACTTAGTATCTTTAAAAGCTCACCAATCTGTAACTGCTCTTGAAGAAGTTGCCATTTCTCAAGATGTGGTAGTGgaagaaaaatgttttgaaaatgtagtGGTTGAAGAAAAAAGCTCTGAAGATGCATTCTTGGAAGAAAAAGGTTTTTTGTTGGTGAACAACTTAAGGGAGCAACAGCTTCACTTTCAAGGTTTTGAGggttcctttttcttttctgatggCAACTATCGGTTACTTAGAGCTCTGACCGGTGGCTCAAACATTCCATCCTTGGTAATAATTGATCCCCTCTTGCAGCAGCATTATGTATTACCCCAAGAGTCAGATTTCAGCTTCTCTTCACTGGCTGATTTTCTCTCTGGTTTTCTTAACGGGACTCTTCCTCCATATCAACTGTCTAAATCCATTATTCAACACCCTAGGGAGGCCACTGTCCCTCCATTTGTTAATGTGGATTTTCACGAGGTGGATTCAATCCCTCAAATTACGATTCAGAGATTGTCTGAGCTGGTTCTTGGTGTTAATCAATCTAACACCAACAGTGTGGTCCATGCATGGAATAGGGATGTGTTAGTCCTTTTTAGCAATAGTTGGTGTGGGTTTTGTCAGAGAATGGAATTGGTTGTTCGTGAGGTTTATCGGGCTGTGAAGGGCTACATGAATATGTTAAGGAGTGGCTCAAGGAATGGAGAAAAGGTGTTTAATGGTG ACAACTTGAAGGATGCCCTGGTTGAACTTCCACTGATCTATTTAATGGATTGCACATTGAATGATTGCAGTTTGATACTCAAATCAATGGATCAG AGAGAAGTTTATCCTGCTCTGATATTATTTCCAGCAGAAAGCCGGAATGCTGTTCTCTATGATGGAGATATGTCTGTAGCTGACATTATTAGGTTCATAGCTGACCAAGGCAGCAATTCACGTAATCTTATCGGCAATAAGG GCATTATTTGGAATGTTGCCAAAAGAGGTGGCAGGAATCAGAATCCATTCAAGGAGGCGTCACCCACTGAAATTCATGATGAAATTTCTACTTCCAAGTACAAATCCCATGAAGTCCTATCAAAAGACAGGGAACTGGAAAGAGTCGGTGAatacaatcaaatcaaatctcaCACATCAAAAGATTTGCACAAAAGTGCTCCTCATGTGGTGGCTGGTTCTGTCCTAGTTGCTACTGAAAAACTTCTTGGCATACAACCATTTGATAAGTCAGTTATTCTCATTGTGAAAGCTGATCAGATTAATGGATTTCAAGGTCTAATTATCAACAAGCATATCAGATGGGAATCTCTGCATGAACTGGAAGAAAGGTTAGAAATGTTAAAAGAGGCTCCTCTGTCCTTTGGGGGGCCACTTATGATACGCGGAATGCCTCTTGTCTCTTTAACTCGAAGTGCTACTAAAGATCAGTATCCTGAAGTCCTACCAGGTGTCTACTTTGTTGATCAAGTAGCGACAATTCATGAAATCAAGGAGTTTAAGTCAGACGATCAATCAATTGCTGACTTCTGGTTTTTCGTGGGCTACTCTAGTTGGGGTTGGGAACAGCTGTTTGGTGAGATTGCTGAAGGAGCTTGGAATGTAACGGATGATGGTATACAACATTTACATTGGCCATGA
- the LOC142628234 gene encoding uncharacterized protein LOC142628234 isoform X1, translated as MKVAKLVLLLLVVVVAVVDCESSSEWQLLTKQNFSSQIRRNPHILLFITLPWSGESRSLMKEVAHVVSDRQQEEFSSLKLMFMFRNMEKMLADAIIAAAAPNEEDEELTILFYLHSVSYKYRGPFRALNILSSLLPYISNSNSNQPQLPLLNTPDHLNSFLTSTDKALLLLEFCGWTPKLLANHNINHFGVAVQEDLLGQNFDAEANQTLADKRKNNQKVAGDDRLKCGVENSFNGLPWLGQFSSVNETASFKEVENVSSSVLSSCTLQEFQQFDSFFSKFMIVAREFFLAPERHRFGLVSERSMLSSLGIEDSSSWLALLHVAACPTCSRILKEEDDLKDVLQMDSSVVMELEGDRHDIEPVLPANKPSILLFVDRSSDSSETRGKGKEALDTFRELALHYHISYQMGEPKRDKPEKSSVQDYQAWGGKSKHPRLKLSLTAQKIKLKEKLSTIMILNEDKHVTLDKISSDQEGSSLHKILAHLLQQNKEGKLSSLAKELGFQLLSDDVDIKSVNTLPSDAVQSNQVSPAVFKEGLVSNSVDSDKDQLPQRASLSAKMNEENSELTDGEPSSEYDEEKAAFYVDKSKHLVSLKAHQSVTALEEVAISQDVVVEEKCFENVVVEEKSSEDAFLEEKGFLLVNNLREQQLHFQGFEGSFFFSDGNYRLLRALTGGSNIPSLVIIDPLLQQHYVLPQESDFSFSSLADFLSGFLNGTLPPYQLSKSIIQHPREATVPPFVNVDFHEVDSIPQITIQRLSELVLGVNQSNTNSVVHAWNRDVLVLFSNSWCGFCQRMELVVREVYRAVKGYMNMLRSGSRNGEKVFNGDNLKDALVELPLIYLMDCTLNDCSLILKSMDQREVYPALILFPAESRNAVLYDGDMSVADIIRFIADQGSNSRNLIGNKGIIWNVAKRGGRNQNPFKEASPTEIHDEISTSKYKSHEVLSKDRELERVGEYNQIKSHTSKDLHKSAPHVVAGSVLVATEKLLGIQPFDKSVILIVKADQINGFQGLIINKHIRWESLHELEERLEMLKEAPLSFGGPLMIRGMPLVSLTRSATKDQYPEVLPGVYFVDQVATIHEIKEFKSDDQSIADFWFFVGYSSWGWEQLFGEIAEGAWNVTDDGIQHLHWP; from the exons ATGAAGGTAGCCAAATTGGTGTTGCTGTTGTTGGTTGTTGTTGTAGCCGTGGTTGATTGTGAATCATCATCGGAATGGCAGCTTCTCACCAAACAAAACTTCTCTTCTCAGATCCGACGAAACCCTCATATCCTCCTCTTCATCACTCTTCcct GGTCTGGAGAGTCTCGTTCCCTTATGAAAGAAGTAGCACATGTGGTTTCTGATAGGCAACAGGAGGAGTTTAGCTCCTTAAAGTTGATGTTTATGTTTAGAAATATGGAGAAGATGCTAGCAGATGCTATTATTGCTGCTGCTGCTCCTAATGAGGAGGATGAGGAACTTACCATTTTATTCTACCTCCATTCTGTATCTTACAAATATCGAGGACCATTTCGTGCACTCAATATTTTGTCTTCACTCTTACCCTATAtctccaactccaactccaatCAACCCCAACTTCCCCTCCTCAACACTCCTGACCACTTGAACTCTTTTCTTACTTCAACTGACAAGGCCTTGCTTCTCCTCGAATTTTGCGGATGGACTCCTAAATTGCTGGCCAACCACAACATTAATCATTTTGGTGTCGCTGTGCAAG AAGATCTTCTTGGACAAAACTTTGATGCAGAGGCAAATCAAACACTGGCAGATAAAAGGAAGAATAATCAGAAGGTGGCTG GTGATGACAGATTGAAATGTGGTGTTGAAAATAGTTTCAATGGACTTCCTTGGCTTGGGCAATTCAGCTCAGTAAATGAAACTGCTTCCTTCAAGGAGGTTGAGAATGTAAGCTCAAGTGTTTTATCATCTTGTACCTTACAAGAATTTCAGCAGTTTGATTCTTTCTTCTCGAAGTTTATGATTGTTGCAAGAGAGTTTTTCCTGGCCCCTGAAAGGCATAGATTTGGTTTGGTATCAGAAAGATCAATGCTTTCATCTCTTGGTATTGAAGATTCTAGTTCATGGTTAGCATTACTTCATGTTGCTGCATGTCCCACGTGTTCAAGGATTCTTAAAGAAGAGGATGACCTCAAGGATGTTTTACAGATGGATAGTTCTGTTGTTATGGAG CTGGAAGGTGATAGGCATGATATCGAGCCTGTTTTACCTGCAAATAAGCCATCAATACTTTTATTTGTGGATAGATCATCTGACTCATCTGAAACTAGAGGAAAGGGTAAAGAGGCTCTTGATACTTTTAGAGAACTGGCGCTGCATTATCATATTTCATATCAGATGGGTGAGCCTAAGAGGGACAAGCCTGAGAAATCCTCAGTCCAAGATTATCAAGCATGGGGTGGTAAATCTAAACATCCTAGATTAAAACTATCTCTGACGGCTCAGAAGATTAAATTAAAAGAGAAGCTGTCTACTATCATGATCCTAAATGAGGATAAACATGTCACTTTGGATAAAATATCTTCAGATCAAGAAGGTAGTTCCTTGCATAAGATCCTGGCACACCTTCTTCAGCAAAATAAAGAAGGTAAATTAAGCTCCCTTGCGAAGGAATTGGGTTTCCAACTTTTATCTGATGATGTTGACATTAAGTCAGTAAATACATTACCATCGGATGCAGTTCAGTCTAATCAAGTGTCACCTGCAGTGTTTAAGGAAGGCCTTGTCTCAAACAGTGTTGATTCAGATAAAGATCAATTGCCACAAAGGGCAAGTTTATCTGCTAAGATGAATGAGGAAAATTCTGAACTCACAGATGGTGAGCCTTCTTCTGAGTATGATGAAGAGAAGGCAGCATTTTATGTTGATAAAAGTAAGCACTTAGTATCTTTAAAAGCTCACCAATCTGTAACTGCTCTTGAAGAAGTTGCCATTTCTCAAGATGTGGTAGTGgaagaaaaatgttttgaaaatgtagtGGTTGAAGAAAAAAGCTCTGAAGATGCATTCTTGGAAGAAAAAGGTTTTTTGTTGGTGAACAACTTAAGGGAGCAACAGCTTCACTTTCAAGGTTTTGAGggttcctttttcttttctgatggCAACTATCGGTTACTTAGAGCTCTGACCGGTGGCTCAAACATTCCATCCTTGGTAATAATTGATCCCCTCTTGCAGCAGCATTATGTATTACCCCAAGAGTCAGATTTCAGCTTCTCTTCACTGGCTGATTTTCTCTCTGGTTTTCTTAACGGGACTCTTCCTCCATATCAACTGTCTAAATCCATTATTCAACACCCTAGGGAGGCCACTGTCCCTCCATTTGTTAATGTGGATTTTCACGAGGTGGATTCAATCCCTCAAATTACGATTCAGAGATTGTCTGAGCTGGTTCTTGGTGTTAATCAATCTAACACCAACAGTGTGGTCCATGCATGGAATAGGGATGTGTTAGTCCTTTTTAGCAATAGTTGGTGTGGGTTTTGTCAGAGAATGGAATTGGTTGTTCGTGAGGTTTATCGGGCTGTGAAGGGCTACATGAATATGTTAAGGAGTGGCTCAAGGAATGGAGAAAAGGTGTTTAATGGTG ACAACTTGAAGGATGCCCTGGTTGAACTTCCACTGATCTATTTAATGGATTGCACATTGAATGATTGCAGTTTGATACTCAAATCAATGGATCAG AGAGAAGTTTATCCTGCTCTGATATTATTTCCAGCAGAAAGCCGGAATGCTGTTCTCTATGATGGAGATATGTCTGTAGCTGACATTATTAGGTTCATAGCTGACCAAGGCAGCAATTCACGTAATCTTATCGGCAATAAGG GCATTATTTGGAATGTTGCCAAAAGAGGTGGCAGGAATCAGAATCCATTCAAGGAGGCGTCACCCACTGAAATTCATGATGAAATTTCTACTTCCAAGTACAAATCCCATGAAGTCCTATCAAAAGACAGGGAACTGGAAAGAGTCGGTGAatacaatcaaatcaaatctcaCACATCAAAAGATTTGCACAAAAGTGCTCCTCATGTGGTGGCTGGTTCTGTCCTAGTTGCTACTGAAAAACTTCTTGGCATACAACCATTTGATAAGTCAGTTATTCTCATTGTGAAAGCTGATCAGATTAATGGATTTCAAGGTCTAATTATCAACAAGCATATCAGATGGGAATCTCTGCATGAACTGGAAGAAAGGTTAGAAATGTTAAAAGAGGCTCCTCTGTCCTTTGGGGGGCCACTTATGATACGCGGAATGCCTCTTGTCTCTTTAACTCGAAGTGCTACTAAAGATCAGTATCCTGAAGTCCTACCAGGTGTCTACTTTGTTGATCAAGTAGCGACAATTCATGAAATCAAGGAGTTTAAGTCAGACGATCAATCAATTGCTGACTTCTGGTTTTTCGTGGGCTACTCTAGTTGGGGTTGGGAACAGCTGTTTGGTGAGATTGCTGAAGGAGCTTGGAATGTAACGGATGATGGTATACAACATTTACATTGGCCATGA